The following DNA comes from Alienimonas californiensis.
GGCCTGTTTGTGCAGGAGTTCGGCGAAGGCTTCGGCGCAACGGTCGGCGAGGGCCTTGACCATGATGGCGCGGTAGTCGTCCCCGCCTTTTTCCAGGGCGAGCGCGTGCTCGTCCGCCCCGTGGCCGGAGGTCACGGCGAAGGCCCCGACGTAGTCCTTCACCCCGCTGCCGACCGGGGCGACGTAATCCGCGAGGCTGCGGAAGTCCTTCTGCCCCCGCCGCTCCCACTGTTGGCGGAGCATCGGGAACCGCAGGCGCTCCTCGGCGCGGTCGTCGTTCGTATAGAGCACGAGATCGTCCCCGTCGCTGGCGGCCGGGAAGAAGCCGTACACCCCGCGGGCGCGGAGCACGTCGTCCTTCAGCAGGCGTTCCAGTTCGTCCTTGCCGTCCTGGAACAGCTCGCGGGCCTGCTCGCCGACGACGTCGTCCTGCAAGATGCGGGGGTATTTCCCGTGCAGGTCCCAGGACATAAAGAACGGGGACCAGTCGATATACTCCGCGATCTCCCGCAGCGGGTAATTGTCGAGGACCTTCAGCCCCGTGAAGGCGGGCTTGGGCGCCTCGACGGCCTGCCAGTCCGTCTGGAAGCGACGCTCCAGCGCCTCGGCGTAGGGCACGAGGTTCTTCTCCTGCCGGTTGACGAAGGCTTCGCGGTGCCGCTCCTGGGCCTCGGCGTTCTCCGCCTGCAACTGTTTGAGTTTGTCCGAGTCGAGCATTTTCTCGACCACCGGGACCGACAGGCTGGCGTCGCCGACCCACACCACCGGCGCCCCGTCGTAGTGCGGGGCGATCTTGACCGCGGTGTGGCGGGGGCTGGTGGTCGCCCCGCCGATCAACAGCGGGGTCGTCAGCCCGCGGCGCTGCATCTCCCGGGCGACGCCGGTCATCTCCTCCAAACTCGGCGTAATCAGGCCGGAGAGACCGATAATGTGCGCCCCGCATTTGGCGGCTTCGTCGAGGATCTTGTCGGCCGGCACCATCACGCCGAGGTCCACGACCTCAAAGTTATTGCACCGCAGCACGACGGCGACGATATTCTTGCCGATGTCGTGCACGTCCCCCTTCACCGTGGCGATCAGCACGGTGCCGCGGGTGCTCTTGGCCTCTTCGAGGGAGGCGACCTCGCCGCGCTCCGCCGCCAGGCGGGCCATTTCTTCCTTCTCCGCCTCCATATAGGGGGTGAGGTAGGCGACGGCCCGCTTCATCACGCGGGCGCTTTTAACGACCTGCGGGAGAAACATCTTGCCGGCGCCGAAGAGCTCGCCGACGACGCTCATGCCGTCCATCAGCGGGCCCTGGATCACGTTCAGCGGCCGGTCCAATTTCTGGCGGGCCTCCTCGGTGTCCTCCTCGATAAAGTCGGTGATCCCCCTCAGCAGGGCGTGCTCGATCCGCTTCTCGACGGGGGCCTCCCGCCACTTCAGCTTGTCCGCGTCGTCGGTTTTGCCCTTCGCCTTAACGGTCTCGCCGAACTCGATCAGGCGGTCGGTCGCCTCCGGGTTGCGGTTGAACAGCACGTCCTCGACGAGGTCCCGCAGCTTCGGATCGATCTCCTCGTAAACCTCCAACTGCCCGGCGTTGACGATGCCCATATCGAGCCCAGCGGCGATCGCGTGATACAGGAAGCAGGCGTTGATCGCCTCCCGCACCGGGTCGTTGCCGCGGAAGCCGAACGACACGTTGCTCACCCCGCCGCTGGTCTTGGCGCCGGGGCAACGCCTTTTAATCTCGCGGACGGCGTCGAAGAACTCGACGGCGTAATTCGCGTGCTCTTCCATCCCCGTGCCGACGGTGAGGATGTTGGGGTCGAAGATAATATCCGTCGGGTCCCAGCCGGCTCCGTCGACCAGCAGTTTGTAGGCCCGCTCGCAAATCTCGACCTTGCGGTCGCACTCGGTGGCCTGGCCTTCTTCGTCGAAGGCCATCACCACCGCCGCGGCGCCGTAGCGCCGCAGCAGGCGGGCCTGCTTGAGGAACTCCTCCTCGCCGCCTTTCAGGCTGATCGAGTTGACGACCGGCTTGCCCTGGACGCACTTCAGACCGGCTTCGAGCACCTTCCAGTCGGAGGAGTCGATCATCACCGGCACCGCGGCGACGTCCGGCTCCGCGGAGAGCAGGTTGAGGAACCGGGTCATCGCCTCCGGCCCGTCGATCAGGCCCTCGTCGAGGTTGACGTCGATCAGGTTCGCCCCGCCCTCGACCTGCTGCCGGGCGACGGAGACGGCCTCGTCGTAGTCGTCGTTTTTAATCAGCCGGGCGAAGCGCTTGGAGCCGGTGACGTTGGTCCGTTCGCCGACCATCTGGAAGCCGCTGTCCTCCTTGATTACGACCCGTTCCAGCCCGGCGTAGGTGCTGAACCGCGGGACGTCGGGGATGCGACGGGGCTTGATGCCCTTGGTTTTGCGGGCGATTTCGGCGATGAACTCCGGCGTGGTGCCGCAGCACCCGCCGACGATATTCACCCACCCGCTCTCGGCGAAGTTCTGAACGATGTCGCTGAACTCGCCGGCGGAGGCGTCGAAGCCGCCCATGCCGTCCGGCATACCGGCGTTCGGATAGAGGCTGACGTGGCGGTCGGCGAGCTCCGACAGCGTCTCCGCATACGGCCGAATCTGCTTCGGCCCCAGCGCGCAGTTCATCCCGACCGACAGGCTCGGGAAGTGCTTCACGCTGGCGTAGAAGGCTTCGAGGCTCTGAGCCGTCAGCGTGCGGCCGCCCTCGAACACCGTGCCGGAGATCATCACCGGCACCTCATCCGGGCTCATGCCGCGCTCGTCGAACACCCCGCTGATCGCGAACAGGCACGCCTTCATATTGAGGGTGTCGAAGCTCGTCTCCGGCAGCAATAAATCGACGCCCCCGTCCAGCAGGCCGCGGACCTGCTCGGCGTAGCTCTCGGCGACCTGATCGAAGGTGAACAGCCGGTGACCGGGGTTCTCCGCGTCCTGCGACATGGAGAGGGTCACCTTCGTCGGGCCGATGCTGCCGGCGACGAAGCGGGGTTTGGCCGGGTTCTTCTTCGTGAACTCGTCGGCGACGCCGCGGGCCAATTCGGCGGCGGACTTGTTCAGTTCATACGTCAGTTCGGCGAGGCCGAACTCCTCCATGCTGACCGAGGCCGCGTTGAACGTGTCCGTCTCGATAATATCGCTGCCGGCCTCCAGATACTGGGCGTGAATGCCGCGGATCAGCTCCGGCTGGGTGAGGACGAGAACGTCGTTCGCGTTCTTCAGGTCGATCGGGTGATCTTTAAAGCGTTTCCCGCGGTAATCCGCCTCCGTCGGCCCGGCGCCCATGATGAGCGAGCCCATCGCCCCGTCGAGCAGCAGGATACGGTCCGCGAGGTGATTGCGGAGCAGGTCGGAGCGGCGTTCGGTCGGCACGGCGCGGGCGGGTTGGATCAGTCGACGACTCGGAGAATCGACGTCCGCCTCGGGGGGCGGGCGTCGACGGGCGCCGCGAACGGCGGGGGGAGTGTAGGCGCGGGCGGCCCGGCGCGAACGCCGGGCGTTCCCGGGAGGCCCGTCGCCTCAGGCGCGGACCGGGGCGAGGTTCATGCCGTCGAGGATCTGCTCCGTCGCGGCGGCCTTGTTCAGCACGTAGAAGTGCATACCGGGCACGCCCTCCTCCATCAGTCCGCGGCACTGGTTCACGGCCCAGTCCACGCCGATCTCGAACTGCCCGACGGGGTCGTCCTTCACCGCCTCCAGCGCGGCGGAGAACTTCCTCGGGAAGGTCGAGCCGCACATCGCGGTGATCCGCTTGATGCGGGCGAAGTCCGTCACGGGCATTACGCCGGGGACGATCGGGACGTCGACGCCGATTTCGCCGCAGGCGTCGCGGAACCGCAGGAAGTGGTCGTTCTCGAAAAACAACTGGGTGAAGACGGCGTCCGCCCCGGCGTCGACCTTGCGTTTGAGGTTGGCGAGGTCGGTTTCGGGGTCGCCGCACTCCGGGTGCTTCTCTGGGTAGCCGGCGACGCCGACGCCGAACTCCGGGAACCGCTCCCGCACGAAGGCGACCAGTTCGTTGGCGTAGCGGAACCCGCCGGCGGGCGGCTGCCAGGGGGCGTCGTCCGGGCCGCCCTCGGGCAGATCGCCGCGGAGGGCCATGATGTTCGAGACGCCGGCCTCCTGCGCCGCGTCGAGCCATTCGGCCATGTCCCCGGTCGCGCTGCCCACGCAGGTGAAGTGGGCGGTGACGTTCTGACCGAAGTCGGATTTCAGTTCGCGGCACCAGTCGAGGGTGCGATCGCGGGTACTGCCGCCGGCGCCGTACGTGCAGCTGACGAACGCCGGGTCGTACTCCGCCAGCCGGGCCAGTTCGACGCGGAGGGCCTCGTCGCCGGCCGGCGTTTTCGGGGGGAACATTTCAAACGACAGGCCGAAGCGGTCGGCGTAGACGTCGGACAGATGCATGCGCGGCGGGCGACCGGAGAGAGCGACGGGAGCGGGCGGGGCGGCACGCCGGGGCGGGAAGCGGCGGCGAATCAGGGGGACCGCGGCGGAGCGACGCCGGTTCACCAAGGGCGTTGGCGGCTCGGGGAGGCCCCGGACCTGCGGCGAGGCCGGAGTCGCCCGGCAGCGTAAGCGACCGGCGCCCCGCCCGACGACCGCGCAAAACGGGTTTGCCCCGATGGTCGGCACATTTTACGCTCTCTCCCTGATTGCCGGAACCGGACCGGTGAAGTTCTGCTCGCGCGTCCGGTCAGCGCCGGACCCGCCGCGCCCTTCGGCCGGCTCCCCTCCCCTCGTTTTCGTCGCCTGTGCCGCCCATGACCGCCGCCGCTGCCACTGAAGTTCTGCCCTACAAGGTGGCGAACGTGTCCGAGGAGCAGTTCGAGCACCTGGCCGCCCTGGGCCGCCGGGAGATCGAACTGGCCGAGGTCGAGATGCCCGGCCTGATGTCGCTGCGGGAGAAATACGCCGGCCAGAAGCCGCTGGCCGGCGCCCGCATCGCCGGGTGTCTGCACATGACGATCCAGACGGCGGTCCTGATCGAGACCCTCATCGAGCTGGGCGCGGAGATCCGCTGGAGCTCCTGCAACATCTTCTCCACCCAGAATCACGCGGCGATCGCGTTGGCGAAGATCGGGATCCCGATCTTCGCCTGGAAGGGCGAGACGGAGGAGGAGTTCAACTGGTGCATCGAGCAGACGATCTTCTTCCCGTCCAAGGACGGCGGCGAACCGAAGCCGCTGAACATGATCCTCGACGACGGCGGGGACCTCACCAAGCTGGTCCACGACGCCTACCCGGAGCTGCTGGAGGACATCCGCGGCCTCACCGAGGAGACCACCACCGGCGTGCACCGCCTGCACCAGATGCACCGGGCCGGCAAGCTCGGCTGCCCGGCGATCAACGTCAACGACTCGGTCACCAAAAGTAAGTTCGACAACCTCTACGGCTGCCGCGAGAGCCTCGCCGACGGCATCAAGCGGGCCACCGACGTGATGGTCGCCGGCAAGGTCTGCGTGGTCTGCGGCTTCGGCGACGTCGGCAAGGGCTCCGCCGACGCCCTCAAGGGCCTCGGCGCCCGCGTCATCGTCACCGAGATCGACCCCATCTGCGCCCTGCAGGCCGCGATGGAAGGCTACGAGGTCACCACCCTCGAAGATTGCTGCGAAGAGGCGGACATCTTCGTCACCGCCACCGGCTGCGACGACGTCATCCGGGGCGAACATATCGACCGGATGAAGCACAACGCGATCATCTGCAACATCGGGCACTTCGACAGCGAGATTCAGGTCGCCTACCTGAACAAGCACAAGGAGGTCACCAGGGAGCGCCTCAAGAAGGACAGCGACGAGGGCGGCCCGGTCGACCGCTACACCTACCCGGACGGCACCAGCCGCATCGTGCTGGCCGAGGGCCGTCTGGTGAACCTCGGCTGCGCCACCGGCCACCCCTCCTTCGTGATGAGCAACAGCTTCACGAACCAGGTCGTCGCCCAGCTCGCCCTGTGGCAGAACCCGGACGAGTGGGGCGTCGACGTGCATGTCCTGCCCAAGGAACTGGACGAAGAGGTCGCCCGCCTGCACCTGGACAAGATCGGCGTGAAGCTCACCAAGCTCACCCCGGAGCAGGCCGAGAACCTCGGCATCCCGCAGAACGGCCCGTTCAAGCCCGACTACTACCGGTATTGAGTCGTCCCCCGGCCGTCGGCCGGGCGTGCGATCGTTTTCCAGCGCCCCGAACGCCCAAGCGTCCGGGGCGTCGTTCTTACGTCACGTGATCTTTCAGCAGGTCCGTCGCCCAGGCGGCGGCGTCCGGCGGGAGCGGCGGCGCAATGCGGGCGAGGTCGGCGTAGAGGTTCCGACGCCGGAACGGCCCGTCGTCATAGGCTCGATCGAACGCGGCCTGCAGATCCAACGCGATCGGCGGGGTGTCCGCCTCCAGCGGGATCGAAATGCGCGGCAACGGGTTGCGCAGCGGGATGGGGTACACCTCGTACCGGTTCGGAATGTCCCCGCGGGCGACGCAGGCGTGGTAGGCCGCGTCCCGAAGGACTTGCGCCCGATCGTCGTCCGGTAACGCCGTCGTTGGCTGACCGGCCCGTAGCAAATCGACTTCGATGAGGTGCTGTCGGGTCCCCAGAACGTCGTGCTGCTTGGCGAGGTAGCTGTCCCTCCCGGGTCCGCGGGCCTTGTTGCTGGGCGAAAGGATTTCCAGCACGGCCACGACGCGTTCCTGTCCCCCGGCTCGCGACCTGATCTCCACGAAGCGCTCGCGGTGCGGGTCGTGATCCGCCACCACGACCACCGGAGCCGTCGCGGCAGCCACCAGCGTCGCGTCCCCGGCTCCCGGCCCGTCAGACGGGGCGTCAGGCTGCGCCGGCGCCGACTCGCGCCGCAGCACGTTTGCATCCGGCTCGACGTTTCGCCCGCCGGGGCCGATCCAGACTCGTTCGTCAGCCGAGGCGAGATACCCCTCCGGAAGCGTCCGCTGCAGCTGACTCATGACGGCGGTGATCAACGCCCCATGCAGCGCCGGGAATTGGCCAGGATCTTCCAGAAATGGATCCATTCCGGGGAACGGCGAGGGCATCGGCGGGAGCTCCTGACGGAGAACGTGCGGGAAGGCGCAAGGACATTCTACCCGGCCCCGCGATCGGTCGCCGGGGGCGAGGCGTGCCGGTAAACTCTGCCCGTTCGCCCCGTTCCGTACTTTGTGGCTTGCCGATGTCCGCTCCCAATCGCCGCACGCTCCTCAAATCCGCCCTCGGCGCCGCCGCGGCGACCGCCGGCGTCGCGGCGTTCGCCCCCCGCCCCGCCCGGGCCGATCACCACGGCGACAAGAAGAGCGGCAAGCCCTTCGACATCTCCCTCGCCCAGTGGTCCTTCCACAAAGCGCTCGGTGCGAACGAGTTCTCCAACCTGGAGTTCCCCGCGGAGACCAAGAAGCTGGGCATCTCCGCCGTGGAGTACGTCAACCGCTTCTTCAAGAACACCTCCGACGAGTACCTCACGGAGCTGAAGGGCCGCTGCGAGGACGAGGGCGTCACCAGCGTCCTGATCATGGTCGACGGCGAGGGCCAGCTCGGCGCCGCCGACGAGGCGGAGCGGAAGAAGTCCGTCAAAAACCACGAGAAGTGGCTGAAAAGCGCCCAGGCGCTGGGCTGCCACTCGATCCGCGTGAACGCCGGCAGCAGCGGAACCTTCACGGAGCAGATGGAGCGGGCCGCCGACGGCCTGCGTCAGCTCTGCGAGTTGGCCGACGGCTACGACCAGAACGTCATCGTGGAGAACCACGGCGGCCTGAGCTCCAACGCCGGCTGGCTGGCCGGGGTGATGGAGCTGTGCGACCACCCCCGCGTCGGCACGCTGCCGGACTTCGGCAACTTCCGCATCAACGGCGAGCGGACCTTCGACCCGTACAAGGGCGTGCGGATCCTCACGCCCTACGCCAAGGGCATGTCCGCCAAGAGCTACGACTTCCCCGAACCGGCTCCCTCCACCATCACTGAGGGCCGCGGGCTGAAGTTCGACCTCGTCACGATGTGCAAGATCGTCACCGACGCCGGCTACCACGGCTACATCGGCGTGGAATACGAGGGCGGCAAGCTGAGCGAGCGGGACGGGATCGTCCGCACCCGCGAGATCCTCGAAGCCGCCCGCGAGCAGCTTTCGGCGTGAGCGTCGCCGCGAGCGCCCCGAGCCCCCCGCCCGCCCCGATCGCTTCGACTGCCGCCCCGCCGGACTCCGCCCCCGCCCCGCCGTCCCCGGCCCGACCGGGGGGGGCGGCGGCGGACCCGGCAGCGGTGCATGCCGCGGCGAAGACGGAGCGGCAGGCCGCCGTCGATCGCTGGCGCCGGTGGGACGACCGTCTCTCCGCCGGCCGCGGCGTCGTCTTTCTCGCCGCCGTCGCCGTCGCGATCGGTTGGGCGACGGGATCGTGGACCGGATGGTGGCTGCTGGGTCCGGCGGTCGCCTTCGCGGCACTCTGCCTGATCCACGAGGGCGTCGCGTCGAAACAGGCGTTTGCCGCCCGAGCCGTCACCCACCACGACCACGCCCGGCTGCGGATCGGCGGCGGGCTGGTCCCCGACGCGGACGCCGGCGCCGATCTGCTCCCCCCGGACCGGCCGCACGCCGCGGACCTGGATCTGTTCGGGGAGGCCGGGCTGTTCCGTCAACTGTCCTGCGCCCGCACCGCCGGCGGCCGGGCGACCTTGGCAGGCTGGTTGCTCGCCCCCGCCGAGCCGGACGAAGTGCGCACCCGGCAGCGGGCCGCGGAGGCACTGGCCGGCGAGGTGCGGCTCCGCGAACGCCTCGCCCTGCTGCCCGGCGATCCGCCGGCGCCGCCGGGCGATCCCGTCGCGATCGTCCCCCCGCGGCCGTTGCCGGCGGGGGTGCGACTCGCCGCCCTCGTGCTGGGGGCGGCCGCGGTGTTCGGGCTGGGCTGGTGGCTGATCGCCGCCGGTTCGGTCGGCATCCTGCTGGCGGCGGCGGGCGGACAGGGGGCGTTGCAGTACGTCTTTCGCGACCGCGTGACCGCGGCGGGGGACTATTCCGAACGCACCGGGGGCGGCCTCACGTTGCTGGCCGGCGTCCTGCGGCTGCTGGAGCGCTGCGAGCCCCCCGCCCCCGCTGTCGCAGTGCTGAGGGACTCGTTGAACGATCAGGAGACCGGGGAGACGCCCTCCGAGGCGGTCGCCCGGCTGGCCTCGATCGCCCGGCGATTGGAGACGAGCCGGAACAATCAGTTTGTCGCGGTGGCCTCCGCCGTGTTCGCCCTGCCGCTGTTCCACGCCCACGCGATCGCCCGCTGGGCGGAGACGCACGGCGGCCGTCTGTCCGACTGGGCCGCCGCCGCCGGCCGGTTCGAGGCGCTGCTGTCGCTGGCCCGCTGGCGGTTCGAGCGCCCGGCGTTCGTCGTGCCGCGGTATTCGTCAGAAAGCGGCGCCGCCCGGTTCGTCGCCACGGGGCTCGGGCACCCCCTGCTCCCGCAAGCCGACTGCATCCGCAACGACGTGGCCCTCGCCGTCGGCGCCCCCTCCGACGGCTCGACGCATGAGGATTCGTCCCCCGGCGCCCCCGCCCTGCTGTTGGTCAGCGGGTCGAACATGTCCGGCAAGAGCACGCTGCTGCGGGCAGTGGGCGTGAACGCCACGCTCGCCGGCGCCGGGGCAGCGGTCTGCGCGACCTCGCTGTCGCTGGCCCCCTGTCGGGTGCGGAGCGTGATGCGGGTCACGGACAGTCTGGCGGACGGCAAAAGCCTGTTCTTCGAGAGCGTCCGCCGTCTGGCCGGCGTGCTGGACGACGCGGCCGCGGCCGGGCCGCCGGTCCTGTTCCTATTGGACGAAATCCTGCAGGGCACGAACTCCGCCGACCGCCGCATCGGCGCCGAGGCCGTGGTCCGCACCCTGCTGGACCGCGGCGCCTTCGGGTTGGTGACGACGCACGACCTCGCCCTGACGGAGCTGGCCGACGACCTCGGCACCCGGGCGGCGAACGTGCACTTCCGCGACCACCTCGCCGACGGCCGCATGACCTTCGACCACCGCCTGCGGCCGGGCGTGGTCCCGCGGAGCAACGCCCTAGAGCTGATGCGCCTGGTCGGCATCGTCCCCCGGGAGGGATAGCGCGAACCGCAGACGGTGGTGGCGGATTTCGCTTCGTGAGCCCGGAGCGCAAGCTCCGGGCTCACGATCGACTGGCCGCGTCAGTGGGAGCCGACCTCGGCGGCTCGCAGGACGCCGACCACGCCGACGCCGATCCAGAACACGTTCAGCAGCGTGTAGGCCCAGTCCTTCTTCAGGATCGCGCACCAGGAGAGCAGGACGGCGTCGACGGTGTTGAACGCCCAGACGAACAGGAACGGACTCTCCGGGCCCAGCCAACTGACCAGTGAGAAACTGAAGATCCGCATCAGGACCCCCGTCATCTCGACGGCTCGAATATTGCGTTCCACCAAAGCGTTCAGGCGGCGGAGGGGAGACATACCGGGGTCGTGCGACGCACGTCGTGGGAGGGGCGAACCAGAGTGAGCAGAAGATGTATACCCCTTCTGCCGTCCGTCACCGCTCCCGCCGTCGCCGCATGAGCGAACGAGCCGCAAATAGACGGTTCTACGGCGGTCTCACCCTCGGTCGGGCGCCGCAGCCGTTCAGTGGCCTCGCGCCGCGCGACGCCGGCTGAGGGACCATTCGCACAGCGCGACCAGCGCCGCGGAAAGTCCGAACGCCGGCAGGAGCACGCAGAGCAGCGCGATTCCGCCCCAGAGCCAAACCGGAACGGCCTCCGCGGAGGTGTCGCGGGGGAAGCCGGTCCGCCCGGCGGGCCGCCGCTTCCACCACATCCATAGGCCCGTGACGGGCAGCGCGACCAGCGCCACGCAGGCGATCAGCCACAGAACCTTTGACGCCGGGCCGAACACGCTGCCGACGTGCAGCGGGTAGGCCCAGGTGTGCCACCAGTAGCGTTCGTTGTCCGCGAGGTCCTCGTGCCCGAACGCGTCGCCGGTGTGCCGGTGCAATTTGAAGCCGGTCGAATTCATCGCCCCGTAGGTGCCGCGGGCGTAGTCGTTGATCGCCGACACCTCGTAATGGGCCCCGGGCTCGTGCGGGATGGAGATGGTCACGTCGCGGGCGGGGTCGAACGCCCGCGCCTCCGCCACGGCCTGCCCGAACGTGAACCTCGGGGCGGCGTCCTCTTCGGCGGTCTCGCCGGGCGGCGGATCGTCGGCGGTCGGCGCCGTTGCGGCGAAGAGCGGCGCGCTGACGACGTGAAACGACTTGCCCCAGACAAGCGTGTAAAAGAGGCCCGTCACGAAGATCGTCATGCAGACCGGCCAGAGGTAGATCCCCGTCAGGGCGTGCAGATCGCGCAGCCGGGTGTAGGGCTTGGCCGACCACCGCGCCTTCCAGACGCCCCGCACCTTCTCCTTGCGGCGGGGCCACCAGAGGTAGGCGCCCGTCAGAAACAGGACGATCGTCCAGCAGGTCGCCAGTTCGACGACGATCCGTCCGGGGGTCCCGGCAAACAGTGTGCGGTGGATCTCCAGGACGACGCGGAAAAATCCGCTGAGCTTCTGCGGCCCGCCGGAGACGGCCTGCACCTCCGCGGTGGAGGGATGGACATAGACCGTGGTCCCCCGGCCCCGGCGGCCCCCGCCGCCCTCGCCGGCGTCGGCTTCGCTGTCCGCCGCGTCGGTCGCGGACGGGCGGGGCTCCATCTTCACCTCGACCGTCCGCCGGGCGTCGGCGTGCCAGGTCAGGCCGGTGGCCCGCTGCTCGGGCAGGGCGGCTTCGGCGGCGTCGACGATCGCCTGGGCGGCGGCCGGCTCGCCCCCCGCCGTCGACTCCGCGGCGAATAGCTGCTCGCGATTGGCGACGTCGCCGATCTCCGCGGCGAACAGATAGATCCCGCCGGTCAGCGCCGCCACAATTACGATCGGGGCGACGAACAGCCCGGCGTAGAAGTGCCAGCGCCAGATCACGCGGAACAGCGTCTGCCCCGGCCGGGCGAGCCGCGGCTGCGTTTCCCGCCCCGGGGCGACCGGCCGGGGGACGGCCGGTCCGGGGGCGACCGGGCGGGGGACGTCGGCGGTCGGTGACTCAGCGAGCAGACGGCTCATCGCAAGCCTCAGGGGAAGACGACCGCACGGGCGGCGGGGCGGCAGGCGACGCCCCCCGCGAGGGATGGGAGAACACGGCGCCCCGGGCGAACGGGGCGCCGGGGAGGCTCAGCGGGTGGGCTCGTCCGGCGGGGCCTGGGGCCGGCCCGGCTTGGTAACGATCTTCACCCCGTCGATCCGAAGGGGGTCGAGTTCCTCCCGTCCCGCCTCGACGGCGACCGTCCACTGCGACTCACGGACTTCGTCGTAGGCGCCGCCGAGCTGGTCCGGCGAACCCAACACCGACGGGTCCTTCCGCCAGACGAGGGTGACGTCGTAGGTTCCCGGCGGCGCCCCGTCGCCCTGCTCGTAGGTCTGCAGGACGAACGTGCCGTCGGCGTCCACCTTGCCCCACGGCTTGGACTTACGAACGTCGATCGGCCCGCCCTGGGGATACAGGGTCAGCACCGCGTTCTCCGGAACCTCGCCGTTGATCAGCACGGCGCCGCGGACCGGCTGGGTTTCGACCTGCCAGTCCTCGCGGCCGGAGCACCCGACCAGCCCCAGCGCCGCGACGCAGCAGGCCCGGGAGAGGAACCGCGTGCCTGGGAAGTGAAACGACGCCATCAGAAGCCCTCCTCGACTTCGCGGCCGTTGATGGAGCTGCGGGCGGAGACGGCGTCGTAGGAGACGGATTCGCTCATGAACTGAACGGAGCCGTCCGCCATCAGCAGGTTCACGCCGCCGGAGTGGAAGGAGTACGGCGCCCCGAACCAGTTGGCCACGTTGACGACCCGGTCGCCCGTGGACCAGAGGATGTCGAAGTCGCCCGGCTCGTTCCAGACGATCGCCTGCGTGAACCACCACCCGGCGTTCGCATGCGAGACCCAGGGGTCCTTCGCCCGGCCGTAGGTCCACGGCGGGAGACCGCCGTTCATCGTCGGGTTCTCGCGATCCTCGACGTACAGCGAGGAGCGGCCGGCCGCCTCGTAGACCATGCAGGTGTTCGTCGTGCCGTCGAGGATGTCGGCGATCCGGTGCGGATCGCCGTCGAACAGGGAGGCGTGGTTCGCCCAGTCGGAGGCGTTCCGCAGCACGGAGTAGTCCGTGGTCTGCCAGCCGTTGTCGGGCAGCGTATTCCCGGCCGACGGGTTGGAGGGGCACGAGTAATACTCGGGCATCAGCGTCTTCAGGTCCTCGTTCGCCGGGTCGTCCCAGGGGACGCTGTAGTCGTAGTTCCTGGCGAGATTCGCTTGGTCGGCCTGCGGCAGGATCGCCACGGCCCAGTTCGCCGTGTTGCTGGTCCAGGTCAGCGGGAAGTAGCGGTAGGTGTCGTGGTAGTTATGCATGGCCAGCCCAATCTGCTTGAGATTGTTGCCGCACTGCATCTTGCGGGCGGCTTCGCGGGCCTGCTGGACGGCGGGCAGCAGCAGACTGACCAGGATCGCGATCACCGCGATCACCACCAGCAATTCGATCAGCGTGAAGCCGACGCGACGTGGGCTCCGGGAAGGTGACGACAGACGGGAGGACGGAGGCATCCGAGGACAGTCTCGAGGTGGATAGGGGGCGACAATCCAG
Coding sequences within:
- the metF gene encoding methylenetetrahydrofolate reductase [NAD(P)H], translated to MHLSDVYADRFGLSFEMFPPKTPAGDEALRVELARLAEYDPAFVSCTYGAGGSTRDRTLDWCRELKSDFGQNVTAHFTCVGSATGDMAEWLDAAQEAGVSNIMALRGDLPEGGPDDAPWQPPAGGFRYANELVAFVRERFPEFGVGVAGYPEKHPECGDPETDLANLKRKVDAGADAVFTQLFFENDHFLRFRDACGEIGVDVPIVPGVMPVTDFARIKRITAMCGSTFPRKFSAALEAVKDDPVGQFEIGVDWAVNQCRGLMEEGVPGMHFYVLNKAAATEQILDGMNLAPVRA
- the ahcY gene encoding adenosylhomocysteinase, giving the protein MTAAAATEVLPYKVANVSEEQFEHLAALGRREIELAEVEMPGLMSLREKYAGQKPLAGARIAGCLHMTIQTAVLIETLIELGAEIRWSSCNIFSTQNHAAIALAKIGIPIFAWKGETEEEFNWCIEQTIFFPSKDGGEPKPLNMILDDGGDLTKLVHDAYPELLEDIRGLTEETTTGVHRLHQMHRAGKLGCPAINVNDSVTKSKFDNLYGCRESLADGIKRATDVMVAGKVCVVCGFGDVGKGSADALKGLGARVIVTEIDPICALQAAMEGYEVTTLEDCCEEADIFVTATGCDDVIRGEHIDRMKHNAIICNIGHFDSEIQVAYLNKHKEVTRERLKKDSDEGGPVDRYTYPDGTSRIVLAEGRLVNLGCATGHPSFVMSNSFTNQVVAQLALWQNPDEWGVDVHVLPKELDEEVARLHLDKIGVKLTKLTPEQAENLGIPQNGPFKPDYYRY
- the metH gene encoding methionine synthase, whose translation is MPTERRSDLLRNHLADRILLLDGAMGSLIMGAGPTEADYRGKRFKDHPIDLKNANDVLVLTQPELIRGIHAQYLEAGSDIIETDTFNAASVSMEEFGLAELTYELNKSAAELARGVADEFTKKNPAKPRFVAGSIGPTKVTLSMSQDAENPGHRLFTFDQVAESYAEQVRGLLDGGVDLLLPETSFDTLNMKACLFAISGVFDERGMSPDEVPVMISGTVFEGGRTLTAQSLEAFYASVKHFPSLSVGMNCALGPKQIRPYAETLSELADRHVSLYPNAGMPDGMGGFDASAGEFSDIVQNFAESGWVNIVGGCCGTTPEFIAEIARKTKGIKPRRIPDVPRFSTYAGLERVVIKEDSGFQMVGERTNVTGSKRFARLIKNDDYDEAVSVARQQVEGGANLIDVNLDEGLIDGPEAMTRFLNLLSAEPDVAAVPVMIDSSDWKVLEAGLKCVQGKPVVNSISLKGGEEEFLKQARLLRRYGAAAVVMAFDEEGQATECDRKVEICERAYKLLVDGAGWDPTDIIFDPNILTVGTGMEEHANYAVEFFDAVREIKRRCPGAKTSGGVSNVSFGFRGNDPVREAINACFLYHAIAAGLDMGIVNAGQLEVYEEIDPKLRDLVEDVLFNRNPEATDRLIEFGETVKAKGKTDDADKLKWREAPVEKRIEHALLRGITDFIEEDTEEARQKLDRPLNVIQGPLMDGMSVVGELFGAGKMFLPQVVKSARVMKRAVAYLTPYMEAEKEEMARLAAERGEVASLEEAKSTRGTVLIATVKGDVHDIGKNIVAVVLRCNNFEVVDLGVMVPADKILDEAAKCGAHIIGLSGLITPSLEEMTGVAREMQRRGLTTPLLIGGATTSPRHTAVKIAPHYDGAPVVWVGDASLSVPVVEKMLDSDKLKQLQAENAEAQERHREAFVNRQEKNLVPYAEALERRFQTDWQAVEAPKPAFTGLKVLDNYPLREIAEYIDWSPFFMSWDLHGKYPRILQDDVVGEQARELFQDGKDELERLLKDDVLRARGVYGFFPAASDGDDLVLYTNDDRAEERLRFPMLRQQWERRGQKDFRSLADYVAPVGSGVKDYVGAFAVTSGHGADEHALALEKGGDDYRAIMVKALADRCAEAFAELLHKQAREDWGFGKAEGLSSDEMIAEKYRGIRPAFGYPACPDHTLKTELWDLLDVERNAGMTLTEGFAMWPASSVSGLYFAHPDARYFSVDRVTKDQIESYAARCGKTVAEVEKWLAPNLGYDPSSSE
- a CDS encoding DUF4058 family protein, giving the protein MPSPFPGMDPFLEDPGQFPALHGALITAVMSQLQRTLPEGYLASADERVWIGPGGRNVEPDANVLRRESAPAQPDAPSDGPGAGDATLVAAATAPVVVVADHDPHRERFVEIRSRAGGQERVVAVLEILSPSNKARGPGRDSYLAKQHDVLGTRQHLIEVDLLRAGQPTTALPDDDRAQVLRDAAYHACVARGDIPNRYEVYPIPLRNPLPRISIPLEADTPPIALDLQAAFDRAYDDGPFRRRNLYADLARIAPPLPPDAAAWATDLLKDHVT